One window from the genome of Mucilaginibacter ginsenosidivorans encodes:
- a CDS encoding TetR/AcrR family transcriptional regulator, which produces MDKDKIDKKDHILDVAERVFSELGFDGASTRTISGEAGVNMAMLNYYFGSKEGLFLAVFNRKIISFQDLLKNIGSDDSISAWNKIERYIELYTQRVVTNNCFQKLLYQELARQRKGELSDQITEILMKNVGEVRKILNEGIATGEFKKEIDIDMVIATIYGTKNFIVNSPALTSKVLGYDIQKEKVIEERLRPRIEAYLKTLLKSYLLNEHDNSHK; this is translated from the coding sequence ATGGATAAAGACAAGATAGATAAGAAGGATCATATCCTCGACGTAGCTGAAAGGGTATTTTCAGAGCTTGGATTTGATGGCGCGTCTACCCGTACCATATCGGGCGAGGCAGGCGTAAACATGGCGATGCTGAATTACTATTTCGGCTCGAAAGAAGGTTTATTCCTGGCGGTGTTCAACCGTAAGATCATTTCATTCCAGGACCTGCTCAAAAATATCGGCAGCGACGATAGTATCAGCGCCTGGAATAAGATCGAAAGATATATCGAGCTGTATACACAGCGCGTGGTTACCAATAATTGCTTTCAAAAACTACTTTACCAGGAATTGGCCAGGCAACGCAAAGGCGAGCTATCCGACCAGATCACCGAGATATTGATGAAGAACGTAGGCGAAGTGCGCAAAATATTAAATGAAGGCATTGCGACCGGGGAGTTCAAAAAAGAAATTGATATAGACATGGTTATTGCAACCATCTACGGCACCAAAAATTTTATCGTCAATTCACCTGCCCTTACGTCCAAAGTGCTTGGGTACGATATACAAAAGGAAAAGGTGATAGAGGAAAGATTAAGGCCGCGTATTGAAGCTTATTTAAAGACACTGTTAAAATCCTACTTGTTGAACGAACATGACAACTCACATAAATAA